The proteins below are encoded in one region of Syntrophotalea carbinolica DSM 2380:
- a CDS encoding rod shape-determining protein, whose protein sequence is MFNLVDSIFGLFSNDLAIDLGTANTLVYLKGKGIVVSEPSVVAVQKDSMGQKKVLAVGMEAKKMLGRTPGSIVAIRPMKDGVIADFDITEEMLRYFIRKVHNRKTLVRPRIVICVPSGITQVEKRAVKESAESAGAREVYLIEEPMAAAIGAGLPITEASGNMIVDIGGGTTEVAVISLAGVVYAKSVRVGGDKLDEAIVQHLKRKYNMLIGERTAEQIKIEIGGAYPDEEVRTMEIKGRDLVSGIPKTLEIDSKEIREALTETVNAIVEAVRIALERTPPELAADIVDKGIVLAGGGAYLRNLDALLRDETGLPVVIAEDPLSCVALGSGKVLDELDLLRRVTVTS, encoded by the coding sequence ATGTTTAACCTTGTCGACTCCATCTTCGGTTTATTTTCAAACGACCTGGCGATTGACCTGGGCACCGCCAACACCCTGGTCTACCTCAAGGGCAAGGGTATCGTGGTCAGCGAGCCTTCCGTGGTTGCGGTGCAAAAAGACAGCATGGGCCAGAAAAAAGTCCTTGCGGTCGGCATGGAAGCAAAAAAAATGCTCGGCCGTACGCCGGGCAGCATCGTTGCCATCCGCCCCATGAAGGACGGCGTCATTGCCGACTTCGATATTACCGAAGAGATGCTGCGGTATTTTATCCGCAAAGTTCACAACCGCAAGACGCTGGTAAGACCCCGTATCGTCATCTGCGTACCCTCCGGCATCACGCAGGTCGAAAAACGCGCTGTCAAGGAGTCGGCGGAGTCCGCCGGGGCGCGCGAGGTCTACCTCATCGAGGAACCGATGGCAGCCGCCATCGGAGCCGGACTGCCTATCACCGAAGCCTCCGGCAACATGATCGTCGATATCGGCGGCGGCACCACCGAGGTGGCGGTTATTTCCCTGGCCGGGGTCGTCTACGCCAAAAGCGTGCGCGTCGGTGGCGACAAACTGGACGAGGCCATCGTGCAGCATCTCAAGCGCAAATATAACATGCTCATCGGTGAGCGCACCGCCGAACAGATCAAAATCGAGATCGGCGGCGCCTACCCTGACGAGGAAGTGCGCACCATGGAAATCAAAGGCCGCGATCTGGTGTCCGGTATTCCCAAGACCCTGGAGATCGACTCCAAGGAGATTCGCGAGGCTCTGACCGAAACGGTCAATGCCATCGTCGAGGCGGTGCGCATCGCCCTGGAGCGCACTCCGCCGGAACTGGCGGCCGATATCGTCGACAAGGGTATCGTTCTGGCCGGCGGCGGCGCCTACCTGCGCAATCTCGATGCCCTGCTGCGCGACGAAACCGGCTTGCCGGTGGTGATCGCGGAAGATCCGCTGTCCTGCGTCGCTCTCGGCTCCGGCAAAGTTCTGGACGAACTCGATCTGTTACGGCGCGTTACCGTGACCTCCTGA